One segment of Vibrio orientalis CIP 102891 = ATCC 33934 DNA contains the following:
- the bioC gene encoding malonyl-ACP O-methyltransferase BioC, protein MEQAILIDSSSYDNKAAIAEAFGRAAVSYDKHAAFQRDVGERLLAKMPQDLTGKTVLDVGCGTGYFSFELLKRGAHVICFDLSEQMLDAAQSRCGSDHVTYQQGDAEKLPFETNSVDYVFSSLALQWCQDLSVPMREIRRVVKPQGSAYLSTLLDGSLNELKQSWAKIDSYQHVNEFISANQVKIALAQSECHEHQLDLAAITVWYDTAFALMRDLKGIGATHVDGRASGLTSRKALMRVEQEYQTYRNHQGLLPATYQVCLGVIHL, encoded by the coding sequence ATGGAACAAGCGATACTAATTGACTCATCCAGTTACGATAATAAAGCTGCAATCGCGGAAGCATTTGGCCGCGCGGCGGTCAGTTATGATAAACACGCCGCGTTTCAACGTGATGTGGGTGAGCGTCTGTTAGCGAAAATGCCACAAGACTTAACAGGAAAAACGGTGTTGGACGTGGGCTGTGGGACCGGCTATTTCTCTTTTGAGCTGTTAAAGCGTGGTGCACATGTCATCTGTTTTGACTTGTCTGAGCAAATGCTTGACGCCGCACAGTCTCGATGTGGTAGTGATCACGTCACGTATCAGCAAGGCGATGCGGAAAAACTTCCTTTTGAGACTAACAGTGTTGATTATGTCTTCTCGAGCTTGGCTCTACAATGGTGTCAGGATTTGTCTGTACCGATGCGAGAGATTCGCCGAGTCGTTAAGCCACAAGGTAGTGCTTACCTTTCAACTTTGCTCGATGGTTCATTAAATGAGCTGAAACAGTCTTGGGCTAAAATTGATTCATATCAACACGTCAATGAGTTTATCTCAGCCAATCAGGTAAAAATTGCGTTAGCGCAATCTGAATGCCATGAGCATCAACTAGACTTAGCGGCCATTACGGTGTGGTACGACACCGCTTTTGCCCTAATGCGCGATTTAAAAGGCATCGGGGCAACGCATGTGGATGGTAGGGCGAGTGGCCTTACTAGCCGAAAAGCTTTAATGCGAGTTGAGCAAGAGTATCAAACCTATCGAAATCATCAGGGTCTTCTACCTGCAACATATCAGGTCTGTTTAGGGGTTATTCATCTATGA